A genomic window from Streptomyces brevispora includes:
- a CDS encoding RDD family protein gives MSAPTPAPGDESPREGFYPDPSIPGYVRYWNGGSWVPGTSRPAPQRGEAMPSAPAAEEAGPPPPGPAPMDETGPVFFDQEPYDENRPEPSTAWQADASRQNGFGGERDRRVSWGGGGQPAHQGEQPEPGPDPRTPAGSSPAAGSPVAGTSAAGASAAGTPVAGASADRSPAVRSSGDRSPAVRSSGDRSPAVRPGADLTPVDPRRPVRPEPTGGALPGMRDGGGGVAAENTVSIRATRPDRSGGPGSSGGPGGGNRDAGRPPGGGTVALRAAGSGRTPSAPSNAEQPPAEGTMSIRALGPAAAQAPASAAPPAAQAPVPAPATPASPRASAPPSGPTWQDPAAQASARLNGPLAPGPGGGGSWAQQAPQQQARPEQAALPQAPAQQQRPAFPQQSQAPQAPQAPQPDQPVVPWKPPVNDHFQQLAAARAAARPAALGKRFAARLIDSVVLSALVGVIALPLATQATDHINEKIDAAKLSGETVTVWLLDSTTAGLAGAVLGAFLVLGVLLEALPTAKWGRTLGKKLCGIDVRDIESGVAPTFGAALRRWLVYGVLGVLAIGVVNVLWCLIDRPWRQCWHDKAAHTFVAG, from the coding sequence ATGAGCGCCCCAACCCCGGCACCCGGTGACGAAAGCCCCCGCGAGGGGTTCTACCCCGACCCTTCCATTCCCGGCTATGTCCGGTACTGGAACGGTGGTTCGTGGGTTCCCGGCACGAGCAGGCCCGCCCCGCAGAGGGGCGAGGCGATGCCCTCGGCACCCGCCGCGGAGGAGGCCGGGCCACCACCGCCCGGCCCCGCGCCGATGGACGAAACGGGCCCGGTCTTCTTCGACCAGGAGCCGTACGACGAGAACCGGCCCGAACCGTCGACCGCCTGGCAGGCCGACGCCTCCCGGCAGAACGGCTTCGGCGGCGAGCGCGACCGCCGGGTCTCCTGGGGTGGCGGCGGACAGCCCGCACACCAGGGCGAACAGCCGGAGCCGGGCCCCGATCCTCGGACGCCCGCGGGCAGTTCGCCGGCAGCCGGTTCGCCTGTGGCCGGTACGTCTGCGGCCGGTGCGTCCGCAGCTGGTACCCCTGTGGCCGGTGCGTCTGCCGACCGTTCCCCGGCCGTACGTTCCTCCGGCGACCGTTCGCCGGCCGTACGTTCCTCCGGCGACCGTTCTCCGGCCGTGCGTCCCGGCGCCGACCTGACCCCCGTCGACCCGCGACGGCCCGTGCGGCCGGAACCCACCGGCGGTGCGCTGCCGGGCATGCGGGACGGTGGCGGCGGCGTCGCAGCCGAGAACACCGTCTCCATCCGGGCCACCCGCCCCGACCGCTCCGGCGGCCCCGGCAGCTCGGGCGGCCCCGGTGGCGGCAACCGTGACGCGGGGCGTCCGCCCGGCGGCGGCACGGTCGCCCTCCGCGCCGCGGGTTCCGGCCGCACGCCGTCGGCCCCGAGCAACGCGGAACAGCCGCCCGCCGAGGGGACGATGTCGATCCGCGCGCTCGGCCCCGCCGCCGCGCAGGCCCCCGCTTCGGCCGCGCCGCCCGCCGCGCAGGCCCCCGTTCCCGCTCCCGCCACCCCGGCCTCCCCCCGGGCCTCCGCGCCCCCCTCGGGCCCCACGTGGCAGGACCCGGCCGCCCAGGCATCGGCCCGGCTCAACGGCCCGCTCGCGCCCGGCCCCGGCGGCGGTGGCTCCTGGGCCCAGCAGGCACCGCAGCAGCAGGCCCGGCCGGAACAGGCCGCCCTGCCACAGGCGCCCGCGCAGCAGCAACGGCCCGCGTTCCCGCAGCAGTCCCAGGCACCCCAGGCACCCCAGGCGCCCCAGCCCGACCAGCCCGTCGTGCCCTGGAAGCCCCCGGTCAACGACCACTTCCAACAGCTCGCGGCGGCCCGGGCGGCCGCCCGTCCGGCCGCGCTCGGCAAGCGGTTCGCCGCCCGGCTCATCGACTCCGTGGTGCTGTCCGCGCTCGTCGGCGTCATCGCCCTCCCCCTCGCGACACAGGCCACGGACCACATCAACGAGAAGATCGACGCGGCCAAGCTGTCCGGCGAGACCGTCACCGTCTGGCTGCTGGACTCCACCACGGCCGGCCTGGCCGGTGCGGTCCTCGGCGCGTTCCTGGTGCTGGGTGTCCTCCTGGAGGCGCTGCCGACCGCGAAGTGGGGCCGCACGCTCGGCAAGAAACTCTGCGGAATCGACGTACGGGACATCGAGTCCGGTGTGGCGCCCACCTTCGGCGCCGCGCTGCGCCGCTGGCTGGTCTACGGCGTGCTGGGCGTCCTGGCGATCGGGGTGGTCAACGTGCTGTGGTGCCTGATCGACCGGCCGTGGCGCCAGTGCTGGCACGACAAGGCGGCCCACACCTTCGTGGCCGGCTGA
- a CDS encoding FAD-binding oxidoreductase produces the protein MDDLLELLRAGLPAEALITDPGITASYANDMASFCEAGAPAVVALPRTVEQVQHIMRTATTLRVPVVPQGARTGLSGAANASDGCIVLSLIRMDRILEISPVDRIAVVEPGVINAVLSRAVNEHGLYYPPDPSSWEMCTIGGNIGTASGGLCCVKYGVTAEYVLGLDIVLADGRLLSTGRRTAKGVAGYDLTRLVVGSEGSLGIVVKAVLALKPKPPQQLVLAAEFPSAAAACDAICRIMERGHTPSLLELMDRTTVRAVNKMANMGLPDSTEALLLAAFDTPDPTADLAAVAELCTAAGATEVVPADDAAESEMLLQARRMSLTALETVKSATMIDDVCVPRSKLGAMLEGTAAIAEKYDLTIGVCAHAGDGNTHPVVCFDHTDADESRRARESFDEIMALGLELGGTITGEHGVGVLKKEWLARELGEVSVELHRGIKQAFDPLGLLNPGKVF, from the coding sequence ATGGACGATCTTCTCGAACTACTGCGTGCCGGTCTCCCGGCCGAGGCCCTGATCACCGATCCGGGCATCACCGCCTCCTACGCCAACGACATGGCGAGCTTCTGCGAAGCGGGCGCACCGGCCGTCGTCGCACTCCCACGCACCGTCGAGCAGGTCCAGCACATCATGCGCACCGCCACGACCCTGCGCGTCCCGGTCGTCCCACAGGGCGCCCGCACGGGCCTGTCGGGCGCCGCCAACGCCTCCGACGGCTGCATCGTGCTCTCCCTGATCAGGATGGACCGGATCCTGGAGATCAGCCCCGTCGACCGGATCGCCGTGGTGGAACCGGGCGTCATCAACGCGGTGCTGTCCCGCGCGGTCAACGAGCACGGGCTGTACTACCCGCCGGACCCCTCCAGCTGGGAGATGTGCACCATCGGCGGCAACATCGGAACCGCCTCCGGCGGCCTGTGCTGCGTCAAGTACGGGGTCACCGCCGAATACGTCCTCGGCCTCGACATCGTCCTCGCGGACGGACGCCTCCTCTCCACCGGCCGCCGCACCGCGAAGGGCGTCGCCGGATACGACCTCACCCGGCTCGTCGTCGGCTCCGAGGGCAGCCTCGGCATCGTCGTCAAGGCCGTGCTCGCGCTCAAGCCGAAGCCGCCCCAGCAGCTCGTCCTGGCCGCCGAGTTCCCCAGCGCGGCAGCCGCCTGCGACGCGATCTGCCGGATCATGGAGCGGGGCCACACTCCGTCACTCCTCGAACTGATGGACCGTACGACGGTCCGTGCCGTCAACAAGATGGCGAACATGGGCCTCCCCGACTCCACCGAAGCCCTCCTGCTCGCCGCCTTCGACACCCCGGACCCCACAGCGGACCTGGCCGCCGTCGCGGAACTGTGCACGGCCGCGGGCGCCACCGAGGTCGTCCCGGCGGACGACGCGGCCGAGTCCGAGATGCTGCTCCAGGCCCGGCGGATGTCGCTCACCGCCCTGGAGACCGTCAAGTCCGCCACGATGATCGACGACGTGTGCGTACCGCGCTCCAAGCTCGGCGCCATGCTGGAGGGCACCGCGGCCATCGCCGAGAAGTACGACCTCACCATCGGCGTCTGCGCCCACGCGGGCGACGGCAACACCCACCCCGTCGTCTGCTTCGACCACACCGACGCCGACGAGTCCCGACGGGCCCGCGAGTCCTTCGACGAGATCATGGCGCTCGGCCTCGAACTCGGCGGCACGATCACCGGCGAACACGGCGTGGGCGTCCTCAAGAAGGAGTGGCTCGCCCGGGAACTCGGCGAGGTGAGCGTGGAACTGCACCGGGGGATCAAGCAGGCCTTCGACCCGCTGGGGCTGCTCAACCCGGGCAAGGTGTTCTGA
- a CDS encoding isochorismatase family protein, with protein sequence MHRALIVVDVQNDFCEGGSLAVAGGADVAAAITDLIGEAQPGYRHLVATRDHHIDPGSHFSPTPDFEHSWPAHCVAGTEGVGFHPNFAPAVASGAIDAVFDKGAYAAAYSGFEGLDENGVGLAEWLRDRGVSAVDVVGIATDHCVRATALDAVREGFTTHVLLDLTAGVAEATTVRALAELREAGVVLSGRPVV encoded by the coding sequence ATGCACCGCGCCTTGATCGTCGTGGACGTTCAGAACGACTTCTGTGAAGGCGGAAGCCTCGCGGTGGCGGGTGGTGCCGATGTCGCCGCCGCCATCACCGACCTGATCGGCGAGGCCCAGCCCGGCTACCGGCACCTGGTGGCCACCCGCGATCACCACATCGACCCCGGCAGCCACTTCTCGCCCACGCCGGACTTCGAGCACTCCTGGCCGGCGCACTGCGTGGCCGGTACGGAAGGGGTGGGCTTCCACCCCAATTTCGCGCCCGCGGTCGCCTCCGGCGCGATCGACGCGGTCTTCGACAAGGGTGCGTACGCCGCGGCGTACAGCGGCTTCGAGGGCCTGGACGAGAACGGTGTCGGGCTGGCCGAGTGGCTGCGCGACCGCGGGGTGAGCGCGGTCGACGTGGTCGGCATCGCGACCGACCACTGCGTCCGGGCCACCGCGCTGGACGCCGTCCGTGAGGGCTTCACCACGCACGTACTGCTCGATCTGACCGCGGGCGTCGCCGAGGCGACCACGGTCCGTGCGCTGGCGGAGCTCCGGGAGGCGGGCGTGGTGCTCTCCGGCAGGCCCGTGGTGTGA
- a CDS encoding immune inhibitor A domain-containing protein codes for MIIKRRALRTGAVVVALAATAATASAFATAQADDKASGTTASVVDRRDPGSAKGGAHNLKGPFSKQQDAQRQAALEQVMSGDKKVSNRNGSKVVKLDDNKYVELGREKTDKIFTILVEFGDQVDNTTMFDPDGEGPKPPVPKYGGKPGPAHNKIAKPDPKKDNSTAWQADYNQAHFQDLYFGKSAGKDSLKTYYEKTSSGRYSVDGAVSDWVKVPYNEARYGSNYCGSSNCANAWDMVRDGVNAWAADQKAKGRTPEQIKTDLAQYDQWDRYDYNGNGIFNEPDGYIDHFQIVHAGEDESAGGGTEGTNAIWAHRWYAYGTNVGATGPAGNKAGGTQIGDTGIWVGDYTAQPENGGLGVFAHEFGHDLGLPDLYDTTNTAENSVGFWSLMSAGSWLGTGKNSIGDLPGDMTAWDKFQLGWLDYATAKAATKSTHKLGVSEYNTKNKQALVVELPAKAVTTAVTTPAEGAKQWWSDMGDNLNNTLSRPVDLTGKSKASLDLAGWWDIEKDYDYLYTEASDNGGTSWTALDGTADGKAIPRDASDKPALTDVSGKYQKLSYSLDAYAGKKIDIRFRYTTDGGAGGIGFAADTIAVNADGAVLFSDNAEGGDNGWTAKGFSRVGATFSKEYPQRYIAENRQYVSYDQTLKVGPYNFGFSNTRPDWVEHYPYQNGLLIWLWDSSQKDNNVSVHPGQGLILPIDAHAKPLKWSNGTVIRNKIQPFDAPFSWYPTDGFTLHNGDVATKIKPQLGVPIFDDHKGTYWYKENKTGSVQVADTNTRISIISEPLSGSTMTVQVGPSHK; via the coding sequence GTGATCATTAAGAGACGGGCGCTTCGCACCGGAGCGGTTGTCGTGGCTCTGGCCGCGACCGCCGCCACCGCATCCGCCTTCGCCACCGCTCAGGCTGATGACAAGGCGTCAGGCACCACCGCCTCCGTCGTCGACCGCCGGGACCCGGGGTCGGCCAAGGGCGGCGCGCACAACCTCAAGGGCCCGTTCAGCAAGCAGCAGGACGCTCAGCGTCAGGCCGCCCTGGAACAGGTCATGTCGGGCGACAAGAAGGTGTCGAACCGCAACGGTTCCAAGGTCGTCAAGCTCGACGACAACAAGTACGTCGAGCTGGGCCGCGAGAAGACCGACAAGATCTTCACCATCCTGGTGGAGTTCGGCGACCAGGTCGACAACACGACCATGTTCGACCCGGACGGCGAGGGCCCCAAGCCTCCCGTTCCGAAGTACGGCGGCAAGCCGGGACCGGCGCACAACAAGATAGCCAAGCCGGACCCCAAGAAGGACAACAGCACCGCCTGGCAGGCCGATTACAACCAGGCCCACTTCCAGGACCTGTACTTCGGCAAGAGTGCCGGCAAGGACTCGCTCAAGACGTACTACGAGAAGACGTCCTCCGGGCGCTACTCGGTCGACGGCGCGGTCTCCGACTGGGTCAAGGTCCCGTACAACGAGGCCCGCTACGGCTCGAACTACTGCGGTTCGTCCAACTGCGCCAACGCCTGGGACATGGTCAGGGACGGCGTGAACGCCTGGGCCGCCGACCAGAAGGCCAAGGGCCGTACGCCCGAGCAGATCAAGACGGATCTCGCCCAGTACGACCAGTGGGACCGTTACGACTACAACGGCAACGGCATCTTCAACGAGCCCGACGGCTACATCGATCACTTCCAGATCGTGCACGCCGGCGAGGACGAGTCCGCGGGCGGCGGCACCGAGGGCACCAACGCCATCTGGGCGCACCGCTGGTACGCCTACGGCACCAACGTCGGCGCGACCGGCCCGGCCGGCAACAAGGCCGGCGGCACCCAGATCGGTGACACCGGCATCTGGGTCGGCGACTACACCGCACAGCCCGAGAACGGCGGCCTGGGCGTCTTCGCCCACGAGTTCGGCCACGACCTCGGCCTGCCGGACCTGTACGACACGACCAACACCGCCGAGAACTCGGTCGGTTTCTGGTCCCTGATGTCGGCCGGTTCCTGGCTCGGCACCGGTAAGAACAGCATCGGTGACCTGCCCGGCGACATGACCGCCTGGGACAAGTTCCAGCTGGGCTGGCTCGACTACGCCACGGCCAAGGCCGCGACGAAGTCGACCCACAAGCTGGGCGTCTCCGAGTACAACACCAAGAACAAGCAGGCGCTCGTCGTCGAACTGCCCGCCAAGGCAGTCACCACCGCCGTCACGACGCCCGCCGAGGGCGCCAAGCAGTGGTGGAGCGACATGGGGGACAACCTCAACAACACCCTGTCCCGTCCGGTCGACCTGACCGGTAAGTCCAAGGCCTCCCTCGACCTCGCCGGCTGGTGGGACATCGAGAAGGACTACGACTACCTCTACACCGAGGCGTCGGACAACGGCGGCACCAGCTGGACCGCGCTCGACGGCACCGCCGACGGCAAGGCGATCCCGCGCGACGCCAGTGACAAGCCGGCCCTGACCGACGTCTCCGGCAAGTACCAGAAGCTCTCGTACTCGCTGGACGCCTACGCGGGCAAGAAGATCGACATCCGCTTCCGCTACACCACCGACGGTGGCGCGGGCGGCATCGGCTTCGCGGCCGACACCATCGCGGTCAACGCCGACGGTGCCGTGCTCTTCTCGGACAACGCCGAGGGCGGCGACAACGGCTGGACCGCCAAGGGCTTCTCCCGGGTCGGTGCCACGTTCAGCAAGGAATACCCGCAGCGCTACATCGCGGAGAACCGCCAGTACGTCTCGTACGACCAGACCCTCAAGGTCGGCCCGTACAACTTCGGCTTCTCCAACACCCGTCCGGACTGGGTCGAGCACTACCCGTACCAGAACGGCCTGCTGATCTGGCTGTGGGACAGCTCGCAGAAGGACAACAACGTCTCGGTCCACCCGGGCCAGGGCCTGATCCTGCCGATCGACGCGCACGCGAAGCCGCTGAAGTGGTCGAACGGCACGGTCATCCGCAACAAGATCCAGCCTTTCGACGCTCCGTTCAGCTGGTACCCCACCGACGGCTTCACGCTGCACAACGGTGACGTGGCCACGAAGATCAAGCCGCAGCTCGGCGTGCCGATCTTCGACGACCACAAGGGCACCTACTGGTACAAGGAGAACAAGACCGGAAGCGTGCAGGTCGCTGACACCAACACCCGGATCTCGATCATCAGCGAGCCGCTCAGCGGCTCCACGATGACCGTCCAGGTTGGACCCTCGCACAAGTAG
- a CDS encoding SsgA family sporulation/cell division regulator: MHSVVERELELKLVLSPERSIPVPARLTYRTQDPYAVHITFHIGSDAPVHWTFARDLLVEGVFRPCGHGDVRIWPTRINECNIICVALTSPDGNALLEVPSAAVSAWVERTLRVVPPGTETERLGMDEGIAELLAPLPADDLWMSDPWPSDEAQDGEQ, encoded by the coding sequence ATGCACTCCGTCGTGGAACGCGAACTGGAACTCAAGCTGGTCCTGTCGCCCGAGCGCAGCATCCCCGTGCCCGCCCGGCTGACGTATCGCACCCAGGACCCGTACGCCGTGCACATCACCTTCCACATCGGCTCGGACGCGCCCGTGCACTGGACGTTCGCCCGCGATCTGCTGGTGGAGGGCGTGTTCCGGCCGTGCGGGCACGGGGACGTACGGATCTGGCCCACCAGGATCAACGAGTGCAACATCATTTGTGTGGCGCTGACCTCGCCCGACGGCAACGCCCTGCTGGAGGTGCCGTCCGCCGCGGTGTCCGCGTGGGTGGAGCGGACGCTGCGGGTGGTCCCGCCGGGCACGGAGACCGAGCGGCTCGGCATGGACGAGGGCATCGCCGAACTGCTGGCGCCGCTGCCGGCCGACGACCTGTGGATGAGCGACCCCTGGCCGTCGGACGAGGCGCAGGACGGGGAGCAGTGA
- a CDS encoding tetratricopeptide repeat protein: MDVTTQQPPAAPGPDHSPGTAYAPPCESPPSLPPDPAYPAEPPPVSLRTTLRRAAFGAVAGAVLVTGAVVSVPDEGKDAAPPVPGPVSRAMTATAAGSPASLSDLTALIGDRQAWVGTHPSDARSWAVLGSAYVEWGRWAVDPAYYTRAEQALKRSLNVQPGERGNAAAWVGLASLANARHDFVTAKKWGEAVRARLPQQWTVYPELIDAYRGLGDLKSETTAAAKYAALRAGVPSLGRTAEVYRDRGMREDALATAQDAANRARTPAEKTLCLSRLGELAWDRGEPQEALAQYGAALRIDRAHHTSLAGRARALAALGRTDEAQRDYRAALARSPRPEYMLELGELYESLDLDDKAADQYAQLRRALTLADSQGVDNALLLGRFEASHGDADAAAERLRAEWDRGHHSAAVADALGWALHRSGDSASALEYARKAVDSGGRSAAYAYHLGMIQRALNDFGTAHRHLEEALRTNPQFSPLDAQRAREALDALGRPSMDDPRDLRPGPPPAPPRAPEPVRAAAPQAPKRSQEPEPSRAAPSQAPVPPLSPAMPGAAGPQPASAAKPSAAGPSSDH; encoded by the coding sequence ATGGACGTCACTACGCAGCAGCCCCCGGCGGCCCCCGGGCCGGACCACTCCCCCGGCACGGCCTACGCCCCGCCCTGTGAATCGCCTCCGTCCCTGCCGCCGGACCCCGCGTATCCGGCGGAGCCGCCGCCCGTCTCGCTGCGCACGACGCTGCGCAGGGCCGCGTTCGGCGCGGTGGCGGGTGCGGTGCTGGTGACGGGTGCGGTGGTCTCCGTGCCCGACGAGGGCAAGGACGCGGCGCCGCCCGTGCCCGGTCCGGTGTCGCGGGCGATGACCGCGACGGCGGCCGGCTCCCCCGCCTCGCTCTCCGACCTGACGGCGCTCATCGGGGACCGGCAGGCGTGGGTGGGCACGCATCCGTCGGACGCGCGGTCGTGGGCGGTGCTGGGGTCGGCGTACGTGGAGTGGGGGCGGTGGGCCGTGGACCCGGCGTACTACACCCGGGCCGAGCAGGCGCTGAAGCGGTCGCTGAACGTGCAGCCGGGCGAGCGGGGGAACGCGGCGGCCTGGGTGGGGCTCGCGTCGCTCGCCAACGCCCGGCACGACTTCGTCACGGCGAAGAAGTGGGGCGAGGCGGTACGGGCCCGGCTGCCGCAGCAGTGGACGGTGTACCCGGAACTGATCGACGCGTACCGCGGCCTGGGCGACCTCAAGTCGGAGACCACGGCGGCGGCGAAGTACGCGGCGCTGCGGGCGGGCGTCCCGTCGCTGGGCCGCACGGCGGAGGTGTACCGCGACCGGGGCATGCGCGAGGACGCGCTCGCGACCGCGCAGGACGCGGCGAACCGGGCGAGGACGCCCGCGGAGAAGACCCTCTGCCTGTCCAGGCTCGGCGAACTGGCCTGGGACCGGGGCGAACCCCAGGAGGCGTTGGCCCAGTACGGGGCCGCGCTGCGCATCGACCGCGCCCACCACACCTCCCTCGCCGGCCGGGCGCGTGCGCTGGCGGCCCTCGGCCGCACCGACGAGGCCCAGCGGGACTACCGGGCGGCGCTGGCCAGGTCACCCCGCCCCGAATACATGCTGGAACTGGGCGAGTTGTACGAGTCGCTCGACCTGGACGACAAGGCCGCCGACCAGTACGCGCAGCTGCGCAGGGCGCTGACCCTTGCCGACAGCCAGGGCGTGGACAACGCCCTGCTCCTGGGCCGCTTCGAGGCCTCCCACGGCGATGCTGACGCGGCTGCGGAGCGGCTGCGGGCGGAGTGGGACCGCGGGCACCACAGTGCGGCGGTGGCCGACGCGCTGGGCTGGGCGCTGCACCGCTCGGGCGACTCGGCCTCGGCTCTGGAGTACGCGCGGAAGGCGGTCGACTCGGGCGGCCGGTCCGCGGCGTACGCCTACCACCTGGGCATGATCCAGCGTGCGTTGAACGACTTCGGTACGGCCCACCGCCATCTGGAGGAGGCGCTGCGCACCAACCCGCAGTTCTCGCCGCTGGACGCCCAGAGGGCGCGGGAGGCCCTGGACGCCTTGGGGCGGCCGTCCATGGATGATCCGCGGGACCTGCGGCCGGGACCGCCGCCGGCGCCGCCGCGGGCACCGGAACCGGTGCGGGCCGCCGCGCCGCAGGCACCGAAGCGGTCTCAGGAACCGGAACCGTCGCGGGCCGCCCCGTCGCAGGCGCCGGTTCCGCCCCTCTCGCCCGCGATGCCGGGCGCGGCGGGCCCGCAGCCGGCGTCCGCGGCCAAGCCGTCCGCGGCGGGGCCGTCGTCGGACCACTGA
- a CDS encoding Lrp/AsnC family transcriptional regulator, which translates to MAIDHLDGRLIVLLAREPRIGVLEASRRLGVARGTVQARLDRLQSNGVIRGFGPDVDPAALGYPVTAFATLEIKQGQGADVRAHLGGVPEVLELHTTTGHGDMLCRLVARSNADLQRVIDLVVGFDGIVRASTAIVMENPVPLRIIPLVEQAAQDTD; encoded by the coding sequence GTGGCGATCGATCATCTGGACGGGCGGCTCATCGTCCTGCTGGCGCGCGAGCCCCGGATCGGCGTACTGGAGGCATCGCGACGGCTCGGCGTGGCGCGCGGGACGGTGCAGGCGCGGCTGGACCGCCTTCAGTCGAATGGCGTCATCCGCGGATTCGGTCCCGACGTGGACCCGGCGGCGCTCGGCTACCCGGTCACCGCCTTCGCGACGCTGGAGATCAAGCAGGGCCAAGGAGCCGACGTACGGGCGCACTTGGGCGGCGTACCGGAGGTGCTCGAACTGCACACCACCACCGGGCACGGCGACATGCTCTGCCGGCTCGTGGCCCGTTCCAACGCCGATCTTCAACGGGTGATCGATCTGGTTGTCGGATTTGATGGCATTGTCCGGGCCTCCACGGCGATCGTCATGGAGAACCCCGTACCCCTGCGCATCATCCCGCTCGTCGAGCAGGCCGCACAGGACACCGACTGA
- a CDS encoding RDD family protein: MSNDQPTSGQPPEDDPFLKKPHEPQPPPSGSPYDSAPPPPPYDPGPYGGGQFGGADPLAGMPPLAEPGKRILARLIDFLIISIPLYLISLPWGGAVEMSSNSNSSGSDNVGDLFAQTYNGHQLIWSLIGLVVYVGYDTYFTHKDGRTLGKRLLKLRVAMLNDGSVPDTGSSFLRAVVLWLPALLCCPCLWWLINIVLMFTDKPYKQGLQDKAAKTVVVTTNN, encoded by the coding sequence ATGAGCAACGATCAGCCGACGTCCGGTCAGCCACCCGAGGACGACCCGTTCCTCAAGAAGCCGCACGAACCCCAGCCGCCGCCATCCGGCTCGCCCTACGACAGCGCGCCGCCTCCGCCGCCGTACGACCCCGGCCCCTACGGCGGTGGCCAGTTCGGTGGCGCGGACCCGTTGGCGGGCATGCCCCCGCTGGCCGAGCCCGGCAAGCGCATCCTGGCCCGGCTGATCGACTTCCTGATCATCTCGATCCCGCTGTATCTGATCTCGCTGCCCTGGGGCGGTGCGGTGGAGATGTCGAGCAACAGCAACAGCAGCGGCAGCGACAACGTCGGCGACCTCTTCGCCCAGACGTACAACGGTCACCAGCTGATCTGGTCGCTGATCGGACTGGTCGTCTACGTCGGGTACGACACGTACTTCACGCACAAGGACGGCCGCACCCTGGGCAAGCGGCTGCTGAAGCTGCGGGTCGCGATGCTCAACGACGGCAGCGTGCCGGACACCGGCAGTTCGTTCCTGCGGGCCGTGGTGCTGTGGCTGCCGGCGCTGCTGTGCTGCCCGTGCCTGTGGTGGCTCATCAACATCGTGCTGATGTTCACGGACAAGCCGTACAAGCAGGGCCTGCAGGACAAGGCGGCCAAGACGGTGGTGGTGACCACCAACAACTAG
- the hppD gene encoding 4-hydroxyphenylpyruvate dioxygenase, with amino-acid sequence MTETMHSTPGTARQADPFPVKGMDAVVFAVGNAKQAAHYYSTAFGMKLVAYSGPENGSRETASYVLTSGSARFVFTSVIKAATDHGRFLADHVAEHGDGVVDLAIEVPDARAAYAYAVEHGALGLLEPHEVKDEHGTVVLAAIATYGKTRHTLVERTDYDGPYLPGYAEAAPIVEPPAKRTFQAIDHCVGNVELGRMDEWVGFYNKVMGFTNMKEFVGDDIATEYSALMSKVVADGTLKVKFPINEPAVAKKKSQIDEYLEFYGSAGVQHIALATNDIVASVRAMRAAGVQFLDTPDSYYDTLGEWAGETRVPVETLREEKILVDRDEDGYLLQIFTKPVQDRPTVFFEMIERHGSMGFGKGNFKALFQAIEREQERRGNL; translated from the coding sequence ATGACTGAGACGATGCACAGCACCCCTGGAACCGCCCGGCAGGCCGATCCCTTCCCGGTCAAGGGAATGGACGCGGTCGTCTTCGCCGTCGGCAACGCCAAGCAGGCGGCGCACTACTACTCGACCGCGTTCGGCATGAAGCTGGTCGCCTACTCCGGACCGGAGAACGGCAGCCGCGAGACCGCCAGTTACGTCCTGACCAGCGGATCCGCCCGCTTCGTCTTCACCTCGGTCATCAAGGCGGCCACGGACCACGGCCGCTTCCTCGCCGACCACGTGGCCGAGCACGGCGACGGTGTCGTCGACCTGGCCATCGAGGTCCCGGACGCCCGTGCCGCGTACGCCTACGCGGTCGAGCACGGCGCCCTCGGCCTCCTGGAGCCGCACGAGGTGAAGGACGAGCACGGCACGGTCGTCCTGGCCGCCATCGCCACGTACGGCAAGACCCGCCACACCCTCGTCGAGCGCACCGACTACGACGGCCCCTACCTCCCCGGCTACGCCGAGGCCGCGCCGATCGTCGAGCCGCCGGCCAAGCGGACCTTCCAGGCCATCGACCACTGCGTCGGCAACGTCGAGCTCGGCCGGATGGACGAGTGGGTCGGCTTCTACAACAAGGTCATGGGCTTCACCAACATGAAGGAGTTCGTGGGCGACGACATCGCCACCGAGTACTCCGCGCTCATGTCCAAGGTCGTCGCCGACGGCACACTGAAGGTCAAGTTCCCGATCAACGAGCCGGCCGTCGCCAAGAAGAAGTCCCAGATCGACGAGTACCTGGAGTTCTACGGCAGCGCGGGCGTCCAGCACATCGCGCTCGCCACGAACGACATCGTCGCCTCCGTGCGCGCGATGCGCGCGGCGGGCGTCCAGTTCCTGGACACCCCGGACTCTTACTACGACACGCTGGGCGAGTGGGCGGGCGAGACCCGGGTGCCGGTGGAGACCCTGCGCGAGGAGAAGATCCTCGTGGACCGGGACGAGGACGGCTACCTGCTCCAGATCTTCACCAAGCCGGTCCAGGACCGGCCGACGGTGTTCTTCGAGATGATCGAGCGCCATGGCTCGATGGGCTTCGGCAAGGGCAACTTCAAGGCCCTGTTCCAGGCGATCGAGCGTGAGCAGGAGCGCCGCGGCAATCTCTGA